The window GCCCGAGGCAAACACCAGCTTGTTGTTGGGGCCCAGGGGATGGCAGGTGGGGGGCACTTCCTTGGCCACCACCGCCGAGGTCAGACCGCGGCCGCCAAGTCCGGCCCAATCAGCGGGGCAGTCTTCGACGGAGGTGGTCAGATTGGTCATGTTGACGCGGAAAATCTTGTCCATTTTTGGGTACTCCCTTTCTTTGACACCAGGGTGACAGATCGCTTTGTCTCCTTTCCGAAAGGGAGGCTCCGCCGTTTCCAGCGAAACCCATTGGCCAAGGACCCTAGACGTAAATCCTTAGGTCGAATGGCTCGGAGCAATTTTTTACACAAGAGGCCCGGACCCTCTGGGTCCAGGCCTCTTGTGCCGCGGAACCTAATGACTTACATGGCCGCCTTGAAAATGCCGATCACGCAATCCAGGGTCGCGGTGCGCGGATTGGTCAGCATGCAGGCATCCTTCATGGCGTTTTCCGCCATGATGCGCAGGTCAGTTTCCTGCACGCCGAGGTCGCTCAGCCCGGCGGGGATGCCGATGTCCAGGGACAAGCGGCGGATGGCGGCGATGCCCACATCCGCGGCTTCCACCGGTGAGAGACCGGTGATGTCTTCGCCCAGGGCCACGGCGATGTCGGCAAAGCGGCCCGGGTTGGAGATCATGTTGAATTCGCACACCGCCGGCAGCAGGATGGCGTTGCACACACCGTGGGGCAGGTTGTAGAAGCCGCCGAGCTGGTGGGCCATGGCGTGCACATAACCGAGGCTGGCGTTGTTGAACGCCATGCCCGCAAGGTATTCGGCGTAGGCCATCTTGTCGCGGGCTTCGAGGTTTTGCCCGTTGGCCACGGCGGGGCGCAGCCAGTCGCTGATGAGTTCCATGGCCTTGATGGCGCAGGCGTCGGTGATGGGGGTGGCGATGGTGGAGACATAAGCTTCCACCGCGTGGGTGAGGGCGTCCATGCCGGTGGCGGCGGTCAACCCTGCGGGCTTGCCGACCATCAGTACCGGATCATTGATGGCGATGTTGGGGGTGCAGCGCCAGTCGACGATGGCCATTTTCACTTTGGTGTCGGTGTTGGTGATGATGCAGAAGCGGGTCATTTCGGAGGCGGTTCCGGCGGTGGTGTTGATGGCGACGAAGGGCGGCATGGGCTTGGTACTCTTGTTGACCCCTTCGAAGTCGCGGATGTTGCCGCCGTTGCCGATCACCAGGCCCACCCCTTTGGCGCAGTCGTGAGAGCTGCCGCCGCCCAGGGAGATGATGGCGTCGCATTTGTTGTCCTGATAGACCTTGACGCCGGCTGCCACGTTTTTATCGGTGGGATTGGGCTCGGCGCCGTCGAAAATAACAACCTGTACGCCGGACTTTTCCACCTGCTTCTTGATCTGGTCCGCCATGCCGGCGCCGCTGAGTCCTTTGTCGGTGACGATGAGGGCCTTCTTGGCGCCCAGCGCTTTGACTTGTGCCCCGGCTTCCTTGGACGAGCCGACACCCATGAGAGATACGGTAGGGATGAAAAAACCGAAAGTTTGTTCGCCTAATGCCATTGGATGTTTCCTCCTTGGAACGTTGGTGGTGACCTGAATTACAGGTATCAAGGTGGTGAGTACCGGCCGGCCCGGCGTCTCACCGATGAATCTGCGGCGCCTGCGGATATTTCGTAAACATCATCAATGGCAATTCCCGTACCAAGGATCTTTAGAACGAAGTTATTCGCTGGGAAGCTCTTTCAGAATGCTCGAGAGTGCCGTAAACATATAGGTTGCGAAGTTTTGTAGACGCAAAGATGCAACTTGGTTCCGTTTGCCGAGAGCGCAGTCATCACTGGTCCGGGTTGGAACATGTGAGCCAATATGGAGCGGATGGTGGGCCGGAATGGATCGCTTGAGCCTGGTGCATTCTAAAACAAAAAGCATTAATCCAGCGTAACCTCCGGGGCGCCAAAAAATACAGCGGGACTCCACCGGTCAGGGGCTTTCCTTTGTGTTCTCGGTGTCTCAGTGGCGAAAAACACTGCCTGACAGATGTCTGGTCTCGGTCGTGGGCATAGCGTAAACGGAATTGGTACCCATCTTGTAACTCAAGGGGGCGAGGCGCGCTGTTTGCGCAACCGTTTGGAGCAGCACAAGAAATTTCCGTCAGATTCAGGAGCAGAGAAGGAGATGTCGATTATGGGTGCCAAAAAAGCAGTGCGTAAAACCAATATCCTTTCCGTGCGGATTTCCGATCACGAAATGGAATTTGTCCACAAGATCATGGAGAGGAGCAGCAAAAGCGCCTCTGAAGTCATGCGCGAGGCCTTTCGCGTTCTCTGTGAGCGCGGCGACATGCCCATGCACGAAAGCCGTCAATGAGCCCCAACCATAGGCTGTTCTTCTCAGCCGAAGCGCTGGTTGTCGGGAGCGATTGATCCAAGGTGGATCAGTGACGGCAAACTGGTGTAGCATGGTTCAGATTTTCCAGGCTTTTTCAGGCAAAACCTTTTGACGCCGCATCGAAAAGGTGCCCGGGCGGGAGCGTAGCATTCGTGAATATCAGCAAGTTTGTCACGCCGGAAATTATTTTCGGCTGCGGATCTCTCAGCCAGGTCGGAGAAAGTGCCCGGCGTCTGGGGGCTTCCAAGGTGTTCGTGGTCAGCGACGAGGGCGTGATCCGTGCCGGTTGGGTGGAAAAGGCCCTGCATTACCTGCACGCTGTGGGGCTCAAAACCGCGGTATTTTCGTCTTTGACCACCAATCCCAAGGATATCGAGGTTACCGAGGGTGCGGCACGTTATCTGGCCTCGGGCTGCGACGCCATCATCGCCGTGGGTGGGGGTAGTCCCACCGATGTCGCCAAGGCCGTGGCGATCCTCGTCACCAACGGCGGGAAAACCTGCGACTACGAGGGTATCAACCGCATCAATCGCCCCCTGCCGCCCATGGTCAGTGTGCCCAGTACCGCCGGTGCCGGTTCGGAAGTCAGCCAGTTCGCCATCATCATGGATACCGAGCGGCGGCTGAAGATGTCCATCATTTCCAAGTCCCTGGTGCCCGATATCGCCATCGTCGATCCCGAGCTGCTGCGCACCAAGGATGCACAACTGGCCGCCGCCACCGGGCTGGATGCCCTGACCCACGGCATCGAGTCCTATGTCTCCCTGGCCAGCACCCATCTGACGGAAATCCACGCATTGAAGGCCGTCGAGCTGATTTCGCGCTATCTGCGTCGGGCGGTGGTCGACCGCAACGATATGGAAGCCAATACCCACATGGCCATGGCCAGCCTCTCGGCGGGCATCGCTTTTTCCAACGCCATCCTCGGCGCGACTCACGCCATGGCCCACCAGGTCGACGGGCAGCTTGATCAGCATCACGGCGAGAGCAATGCCGCGCTGCTGCCCCATGTCATGGAATTCAATCTGCCGTCCTGCCCGCAACGCTATCAAAAACTGGCGGCCGCGCTGGGCATGGATGTGCGCGGCTATGATTCCTTGCAGGCCGGCGCCCAGGCCATCACGGCGGTGCGCGAACTGCTGGTGGATATCGGCCTGAATCAGGGTCTGGCCGCGTTGGGATTGAACGAGGCGGTCATCCCGGCGCTGAGCAGCAACGCCCTGCGCGATGCCTGCCTGGTGACCAATCCCCGCAATGCCTCCCGCGCGGAGATCGAAGAAATTTTCCGGCGCGCGCTCTAAGAAGGCGGGAGCTGTGGATTCAGTGAACGAAAGCGACGTCATGGACGAGAAAAATACGCTCATTGAGCAACTGACCGGGGTGAATTCCTCCAAACTCAACTATTACCTCGAACTCAAGCAGCGCAATGCCGAAATTCTCAAGCAGAACAGCCGCCTTGAGATTCTGCAGCAACTCACGCGCGACATGAACATCGACCTGTCCCTGGAAGACATCCTCGAGCGTGCCTTCGCCAAGCTGCCCCAGGCCCTGCCCTGCGATTTCCTCGGGCTGGCGACTCTGGTCAAGGACCAGCTGGTTCTCAAATCCATGGTGCCCAAGGATTTCATGGAGGCCGGCGTCCTGCCCGAGC of the Geoalkalibacter ferrihydriticus DSM 17813 genome contains:
- a CDS encoding iron-containing alcohol dehydrogenase → MALGEQTFGFFIPTVSLMGVGSSKEAGAQVKALGAKKALIVTDKGLSGAGMADQIKKQVEKSGVQVVIFDGAEPNPTDKNVAAGVKVYQDNKCDAIISLGGGSSHDCAKGVGLVIGNGGNIRDFEGVNKSTKPMPPFVAINTTAGTASEMTRFCIITNTDTKVKMAIVDWRCTPNIAINDPVLMVGKPAGLTAATGMDALTHAVEAYVSTIATPITDACAIKAMELISDWLRPAVANGQNLEARDKMAYAEYLAGMAFNNASLGYVHAMAHQLGGFYNLPHGVCNAILLPAVCEFNMISNPGRFADIAVALGEDITGLSPVEAADVGIAAIRRLSLDIGIPAGLSDLGVQETDLRIMAENAMKDACMLTNPRTATLDCVIGIFKAAM
- a CDS encoding aldehyde ferredoxin oxidoreductase N-terminal domain-containing protein, which gives rise to MDKIFRVNMTNLTTSVEDCPADWAGLGGRGLTSAVVAKEVPPTCHPLGPNNKLVFASG
- a CDS encoding iron-containing alcohol dehydrogenase; amino-acid sequence: MNISKFVTPEIIFGCGSLSQVGESARRLGASKVFVVSDEGVIRAGWVEKALHYLHAVGLKTAVFSSLTTNPKDIEVTEGAARYLASGCDAIIAVGGGSPTDVAKAVAILVTNGGKTCDYEGINRINRPLPPMVSVPSTAGAGSEVSQFAIIMDTERRLKMSIISKSLVPDIAIVDPELLRTKDAQLAAATGLDALTHGIESYVSLASTHLTEIHALKAVELISRYLRRAVVDRNDMEANTHMAMASLSAGIAFSNAILGATHAMAHQVDGQLDQHHGESNAALLPHVMEFNLPSCPQRYQKLAAALGMDVRGYDSLQAGAQAITAVRELLVDIGLNQGLAALGLNEAVIPALSSNALRDACLVTNPRNASRAEIEEIFRRAL